One window of the Dethiosulfovibrio russensis genome contains the following:
- a CDS encoding ABC transporter ATP-binding protein has translation MSDREIVLDAKNLTMRFGGVTAVSDFSMAIQKNRIVGLIGPNGAGKTTSFNMITGYYRPTEGSVLFNGEDITGTRPHEVCRLGIARTFQNIRLFKNETVLQNVMIGAHLRQKSRWWQAPLNLPSFNREERQIRDKSMELLERVDLHKVADERSDSLPYGQQRRLEIARALATKPSFLLLDEPAAGMNPEESQVLMNFVRRLRDEFDLTILLIEHDMKVVMGVCEHIWVLDYGKLIAEGNPAEIQGNPKVIEAYLGEEYLADA, from the coding sequence ATGAGTGATCGCGAGATAGTGCTTGATGCCAAAAACCTTACCATGAGGTTCGGAGGGGTAACGGCGGTCAGCGATTTCAGCATGGCGATCCAGAAGAATCGCATAGTCGGGTTAATAGGTCCCAACGGAGCCGGTAAGACCACCTCCTTCAACATGATCACCGGTTACTACAGGCCTACCGAGGGCAGCGTCCTTTTCAACGGAGAGGATATCACCGGAACCCGTCCCCACGAGGTCTGTCGCCTGGGAATAGCCAGGACGTTTCAGAACATAAGGCTTTTCAAGAACGAGACGGTCCTTCAGAATGTGATGATAGGGGCCCATCTGAGACAGAAGAGCCGTTGGTGGCAGGCTCCTCTCAATTTACCCTCCTTCAACAGGGAGGAGCGTCAGATAAGGGATAAGTCGATGGAGCTTCTCGAGAGGGTCGACCTACATAAGGTGGCCGACGAGAGGTCCGACTCTTTACCCTACGGTCAACAGAGACGGCTGGAGATCGCCAGAGCTCTTGCGACGAAACCCAGTTTTCTGCTCCTCGACGAGCCAGCTGCGGGGATGAATCCCGAAGAGTCCCAGGTGCTGATGAACTTCGTAAGGAGGCTTAGGGATGAGTTTGACCTTACCATACTTCTGATAGAGCACGATATGAAGGTGGTCATGGGAGTCTGCGAGCATATCTGGGTTTTGGACTACGGCAAGCTCATAGCCGAAGGCAACCCGGCGGAGATCCAGGGTAACCCGAAGGTCATAGAGGCCTATCTTGGAGAGGAGTACCTCGCCGATGCTTAA